The following coding sequences are from one Danio rerio strain Tuebingen ecotype United States chromosome 21, GRCz12tu, whole genome shotgun sequence window:
- the tlr22 gene encoding toll-like receptor 22 precursor encodes MKRKSRESMGTLQQITVCITICAMVSPCSTFSLTNCTISSSQKDIKTQPKVLCYKMNFFTIPRVPNNTWILDISFNSFAQIQIEDLNILLNLQYLNVSNNKISKIQDGAFGSLFNLTDLNLASNRLNAVSNGMLRGLTNLLVLRLDRNYISVIKESAFSTLHSLQVLNLSKNHLRHIDDVKPVLASLYLEELYIGSNYFNVFNSSELSTKPLSLKRLDLSNNRFAAFQLTNNIFPTLNHLDLSYCGHNGTMAWNVTEKSYLASVKTLYFMDVNMSIQTADNVLQSFNNTLNKIRLNGNVRLNKTSLLLSVCSPMLRVLRLIATKIKHLTNHMFDPCSELSELDLGGNEISNLSQSMFRGFKQLKKLQLQINKLTRVTNSFQILTSLEFIDLSRNHIHKLSCNDFANLTQVKTLYLYSNKISSIRSCLFKDLKSLEVLRLGTNNLLKIDDVFSNGPYFLKELQLSYNKLSLIKSHTFGNLPQLNNLSLEDNQISEIEGYAFGGLENLTSLFLSSNKITGKTLTTHPNVFSGMPNLQNLDLFANSISFAYDKLKYPLFKDLKNLRELSLYSQRRGIGQLPSNLLEGLSSLQMFYIGNTNLNQLNPNLFNFTPQLWFLDLSKNALREDDAIPPELFHPIPNLTKLIISRTQLRSLNFLLGANLNKLSTLRASGNEIDSVNETLIKSLPRLAVLDLQNNTFTCDCNNAFFIDWAKKNESTQVYYLSRYTCSYPRTLRGTSLAEFNTDSCTFNWDYICFVCSSILVILTLLLSFIWNFLRYQVVYTYYLFLAFLYDSRRNQSGQTFQYDAFISYNTLDEAWVMEELIPKLEGEQGWRLCLHHRDFEPGRPIIDNIVDGIYSSRKTICLITRNYLKSNWCSSEVQVASFRLFDEQKDVLILVFLEDIPTHQLSPYHRLRKLVKKRTYIRWPKPGEDNKIFWQKLKMALETKDSHKSENCIL; translated from the coding sequence ATGAAAAGGAAATCAAGAGAAAGCATGGGAACGCTACAACAAATAACAGTTTGTATCACCATCTGTGCTATGGTTTCCCCTTGCAGCACATTTTCCTTAACCAATTGCACAATCAGCAGTTCTCAAAAAGACATCAAGACACAGCCAAAAGTGCTTTGCTACAAAATGAACTTCTTCACGATTCCGCGGGTGCCCAACAATACCTGGATTTTAGATATCTCCTTCAATTCTTTTGCACAGATCCAGATTGAAGAccttaacattttattaaacttaCAATACTTGAACGTATCCAACAACAAAATCTCTAAGATTCAAGACGGTGCATTTGGCAGTCTTTTTAACTTAACCGATCTCAATCTGGCCAGCAACAGATTGAATGCAGTGTCAAACGGTATGTTACGAGGCCTAACCAATCTGCTGGTGCTACGACTGGATCGCAATTATATCAGCGTCATCAAAGAGTCAGCTTTCAGCACACTTCACAGTTTACAAGTGTTAAACCTATCCAAAAATCACCTCCGTCATATAGACGACGTCAAGCCAGTTCTTGCATCGCTATATTTAGAGGAACTGTACATCGGAAGCAACTATTTTAACGTTTTCAACTCCTCTGAATTGTCAACAAAACCCTTGTCATTAAAAAGGCTTGATCTGTCCAACAACCGTTTCGCAGCATTTCAGCTCACAAACAATATATTTCCAACTCTCAATCACCTGGATTTATCCTACTGTGGTCATAATGGAACCATGGCATGGAACGTCACAGAAAAATCGTACTTGGCTTCAGTGAAAACCCTGTACTTCATGGATGTAAACATGTCAATTCAGACTGCTGATAATGTGCTTCAGAGCTTTAACAACACACTAAATAAAATCAGACTTAATGGAAACGTTCGGTTGAACAAGACTAGCCTTCTGCTTAGCGTATGTTCTCCGATGCTTAGAGTGCTGCGGCTAATTGCTACCAAAATAAAACACCTTACCAACCACATGTTTGATCCCTGTTCTGAGCTGAGCGAATTAGATTTAGGAGGCAATGAAATATCCAATTTATCCCAGAGTATGTTCAGAGGATTCAAGCAACTGAAAAAACTGCAACTCCAAATCAATAAACTGACCCGAGTTACAAACTCCTTTCAAATTCTCACCAGTCTGGAGTTCATTGATCTCAGTAGAAACCACATCCACAAGCTCTCCTGTAATGACTTTGCCAATTTAACCCAGGTGAAAACTCTGTACTTGTACAGTAACAAAATCTCATCCATTAGATCATGTTTGTTCAAGGACCTCAAGAGTCTTGAAGTCCTCAGACTCGGAACTAATAATCTGTTAAAGATCGATGATGTTTTCAGCAATGGGCCATATTTCCTAAAGGAGCTGCAGCTTAGTTATAATAAGCTAAGCTTAATCAAAAGTCACACTTTCGGAAATCTGCCACAGCTAAACAATTTGTCCTTAGAGGACAATCAGATTTCAGAGATCGAAGGCTATGCATTCGGAGGACTGGAGAACCTGACCTCTTTATTTCTCTCATCAAACAAAATAACAGGGAAAACGTTAACTACACACCCAAATGTATTCTCAGGCATGCCCAACCTCCAAAACCTCGACTTGTTTGCCAACAGCATCTCATTTGCATACGATAAATTGAAATACCCTCTTTTTAAAGACCTGAAGAACCTAAGAGAGTTGTCCCTGTACAGTCAGCGGCGTGGAATCGGACAACTTCCCTCAAATCTGCTTGAAGGTTTATCCTCTTTGCAGATGTTTTATATCGGGAACACAAATCTCAATCAACTAAATCCAAACCTATTCAATTTCACCCCACAGCTTTGGTTTTTGGATCTTTCCAAGAATGCTCTACGAGAAGATGACGCGATCCCACCTGAGCTCTTCCACCCTATTCCTAACCTGACCAAACTTATTATTTCAAGAACTCAGCTACGCTCACTCAACTTCTTACTCGGTGCAAATCTCAACAAACTGTCAACCCTGAGAGCCTCCGGGAATGAGATTGACAGCGTCAACGAAACTCTGATTAAATCACTGCCTCGACTGGCAGTCCTTGACCTGCAGAACAACACGTTCACTTGTGATTGTAACAATGCGTTTTTCATTGACTGGGCCAAGAAGAATGAATCCACGCAGGTGTACTATTTGAGCAGGTACACGTGCAGCTATCCTCGCACCTTACGAGGCACAAGCTTAGCTGAATTTAACACTGATTCCTGCACCTTTAACTGGGATTACATCTGCTTTGTTTGCAGCAGTATTTTGGTCATCCTCACCCTCCTGTTGTCATTTATCTGGAATTTTCTGCGTTATCAGGTGGTTTATACATATTACCTCTTCTTGGCCTTTCTTTACGACAGTAGGAGGAATCAAAGCGGTCAGACGTTCCAGTACGACGCTTTCATTTCCTACAACACCTTAGATGAGGCTTGGGTAATGGAGGAACTCATTCCCAAACTGGAAGGAGAGCAAGGCTGGAGATTGTGCCTCCATCACCGAGACTTTGAACCAGGGAGGCCAATTATAGACAACATCGTTGACGGCATTTACAGCAGCCGCAAAACCATCTGTCTGATCACCAGGAACTACCTGAAGAGCAACTGGTGCTCCAGTGAGGTGCAGGTTGCTAGCTTCAGACTTTTCGATGAGCAGAAGGATGTGCTGATCCTGGTGTTTCTGGAGGACATTCCCACACACCAGCTCTCGCCGTACCACAGATTGAGGAAACTGGTGAAGAAGCGAACCTACATCCGCTGGCCCAAACCTGGAGAAGATAACAAGATCTTCTGGCAAAAGCTAAAAATGGCTCTAGAGACCAAAGACAGCCATAAATCAGAGAACTGTATTTTGTAG